The Rhodocytophaga rosea genome has a segment encoding these proteins:
- the hflX gene encoding GTPase HflX: MNYTQKLHTTDKKQETAVLVALATSKQSIEKTKEYLDELAFLAETSGVKTLHRFTQKLDKPDSRTFVGKGKLEEITAFVKDKAVDMVIFDDDLSPSQVRNLETELQCKILDRSLLILNIFSIRAQTSQAKTQVELAQYQYLLPRLTRMWSHLSKQKGGIGMRGPGEKELETDRRIVRDKISLLRDKLDKIEKQGFTQRKSRDKMVRVALVGYTNVGKSTLMRLVSKTDVFAENKLFATVDSTVRKVVFNQIPFLLTDTVGFIRKLPTTLVESFKSTLDEIREADLLLHVVDASHSSYEEQIDIVNTTLAEIAAADKPTILVFNKIDLLAASSGTNGHLEEDEQDTYNVEHQEGHMSLEGLKDSVMNHHATDTVFISAEKGLNMDALRELLLEKVSQIHYTIFPNYLKDQVFSGENGQ, translated from the coding sequence ATGAACTACACTCAAAAGTTACATACTACAGACAAAAAACAGGAGACGGCGGTGCTGGTAGCACTCGCTACTTCCAAACAATCGATAGAGAAGACAAAAGAATATTTAGATGAACTTGCATTTCTGGCGGAAACTTCAGGAGTGAAAACACTGCATCGCTTTACTCAGAAACTAGATAAACCAGATTCAAGGACTTTTGTAGGAAAAGGGAAACTGGAGGAAATTACGGCTTTTGTAAAAGATAAAGCCGTGGACATGGTTATCTTCGACGATGACCTCTCGCCTTCACAAGTACGTAATCTGGAAACAGAATTGCAATGCAAAATTCTTGACCGCAGCCTGCTGATTCTAAACATCTTTTCTATACGGGCGCAAACATCGCAGGCTAAAACACAGGTGGAACTGGCGCAGTACCAGTATCTGCTTCCACGGCTTACCAGAATGTGGTCGCACCTTTCCAAGCAGAAAGGGGGTATTGGTATGAGAGGTCCTGGCGAGAAAGAACTGGAAACTGACCGCCGGATTGTACGCGACAAAATCTCTCTCCTACGGGATAAGCTGGATAAAATTGAAAAACAAGGTTTTACTCAGCGAAAATCCAGAGATAAAATGGTGAGAGTGGCGTTAGTAGGCTACACCAATGTGGGGAAATCTACTTTAATGCGGCTTGTTTCAAAAACCGATGTATTTGCTGAGAACAAGCTATTTGCGACCGTAGATTCTACGGTCCGTAAAGTAGTTTTTAACCAGATTCCTTTTCTGCTCACAGATACAGTAGGATTTATCCGCAAGTTGCCTACTACGCTGGTTGAAAGTTTTAAATCTACGCTAGATGAAATACGGGAAGCAGATTTGCTTCTCCATGTGGTAGACGCTTCACATTCATCTTATGAAGAACAGATCGATATTGTAAACACTACTCTGGCTGAAATTGCTGCTGCTGACAAGCCTACTATTCTGGTATTCAATAAAATAGATTTATTAGCTGCCTCCAGTGGCACTAATGGGCATTTAGAGGAAGATGAGCAGGATACATATAATGTAGAACACCAGGAAGGACATATGTCATTGGAGGGATTAAAAGATTCTGTAATGAATCATCATGCGACTGATACAGTATTTATTTCTGCTGAAAAAGGGTTGAATATGGATGCTTTACGGGAGTTGCTCCTTGAGAAAGTATCGCAGATACATTATACCATCTTTCCAAATTATTTAAAAGACCAGGTATTCTCTGGAGAAAATGGCCAGTAA
- the rfbC gene encoding dTDP-4-dehydrorhamnose 3,5-epimerase produces the protein MIFKTTNIKGLVEIFPRILEDERGIFFETFQQKLFLENGVPSEFVQDNQSFSRKGVLRGLHFQKKPYEQGKLVRVITGKVLDIAVDIREDSSTFGRYVGVILDSRLNNMLYVPEGFAHGFVALEDSIFSYKCTNFYNKAAESGIIWNDKQLNIDWGISNPVVSEKDQALPLLREVVIA, from the coding sequence ATGATTTTTAAGACGACTAATATAAAAGGACTTGTAGAAATTTTTCCCCGTATTCTGGAAGATGAACGGGGAATATTTTTTGAAACATTTCAGCAAAAGTTATTTCTGGAAAATGGGGTTCCTTCTGAATTTGTTCAGGATAACCAGTCTTTTTCCCGTAAGGGAGTACTTAGAGGCTTGCATTTTCAAAAGAAGCCCTATGAACAAGGTAAATTAGTACGGGTAATTACAGGTAAAGTGCTTGATATAGCGGTGGATATAAGGGAAGATTCTTCTACTTTTGGAAGGTATGTAGGGGTAATTCTTGATAGCCGGCTGAACAATATGTTGTATGTACCCGAGGGGTTTGCACATGGATTTGTTGCTTTGGAGGATTCTATCTTCAGTTATAAATGCACTAATTTCTACAACAAAGCAGCTGAATCCGGAATTATCTGGAACGACAAGCAATTGAATATAGACTGGGGAATAAGTAATCCGGTAGTATCCGAGAAAGACCAGGCTTTACCCTTATTACGGGAAGTAGTAATAGCTTAA
- a CDS encoding glycosyltransferase family 4 protein, producing the protein MRIAIVLNASWNIYNFRMGLIQTFLETGHEVYAIAPPDEYSERLVEVGCRYIPVDLDNKGSHPVKDLAYTASLYKIYKAIKPDAILHYTIKPNIYGTIAASLLGLKVINNVSGLGTVFLRNNLTSKLAQFLYRLTFTLPDKVFFQNPDDRNLFIKRGLVKESITDVLPGSGIDLQKFRPLPFRRNHTFTFLLIARLLYDKGIVEYIEAIQTLKKSGIHAKFQLLGFKDNSSSGIPERLLNQWIEAGLVDYLGTTDNVTHFINHADCIVLPSYREGTPRTLLEAAALAKPLIATRVPGCIEIVEHEYNGFLCEMKNSVDLARQMQKMTKLDNSSLHEMGEASRRKVEEKFDETLVIDKYMEAIGLHQVPA; encoded by the coding sequence ATGCGGATAGCTATCGTTTTAAATGCTTCCTGGAACATTTACAATTTCAGAATGGGGCTTATCCAGACTTTTCTGGAAACAGGACATGAAGTATACGCTATTGCTCCACCTGATGAATATTCAGAACGCTTAGTGGAAGTAGGCTGCCGATATATACCAGTTGATCTGGATAATAAAGGTTCACATCCGGTAAAAGACTTGGCGTATACAGCCAGTTTATACAAGATATACAAAGCCATTAAACCTGACGCTATCCTCCACTATACCATTAAGCCAAATATTTATGGTACCATAGCAGCTTCCCTGCTTGGCTTAAAAGTAATCAATAATGTATCAGGTTTAGGTACTGTTTTCTTGAGAAATAACCTTACCAGTAAATTAGCTCAATTTTTGTACCGGCTTACCTTTACATTGCCTGACAAAGTATTCTTTCAGAATCCGGACGACCGGAATCTGTTTATCAAACGGGGTCTGGTAAAAGAATCTATCACCGATGTATTACCCGGCTCAGGCATAGATTTACAGAAATTCAGACCTTTGCCCTTCCGGCGGAACCATACTTTTACTTTCCTGCTGATTGCCAGATTACTGTATGATAAAGGAATAGTGGAATATATAGAAGCCATTCAGACATTGAAAAAAAGTGGCATACACGCAAAATTTCAACTGCTGGGCTTTAAAGACAATAGCTCTTCGGGTATTCCTGAAAGATTGCTGAATCAGTGGATAGAAGCTGGCCTGGTAGATTACCTGGGGACTACTGACAATGTAACCCATTTTATTAACCATGCCGACTGTATAGTATTGCCCTCTTACCGAGAAGGCACCCCCCGTACTTTACTCGAAGCAGCGGCATTAGCTAAGCCACTGATTGCTACCAGAGTGCCTGGATGTATAGAAATTGTGGAACATGAGTACAATGGATTTTTATGTGAGATGAAAAATAGCGTTGATCTTGCCCGGCAGATGCAGAAAATGACTAAGCTGGATAATTCATCTTTACATGAAATGGGTGAAGCGAGCCGGAGAAAAGTAGAGGAAAAGTTTGACGAGACGCTAGTAATTGATAAATATATGGAAGCAATTGGCTTGCATCAGGTTCCTGCCTGA
- a CDS encoding GumC family protein: MSINNGKGPDVEEPQMISFNRQAEQEEEDTLLGGLDLIRLYHILKRNIFWLILIPMISLLGGYLYLRYTKPLYESSSSIKLEVKREASVLGLNGVNAVEDMSANLSGEIELIRSKLIYDEVIKRMDMSVSYYAYGQILEEERYKNSPFIVNFDATSNVPYDRPFDVQLLNNSQYELTYKQGSNDVSNTYTFGQAVNLDNFRFTIDTTAQYSSELDNNKYYFRINSAGALINYLASNIRVDVLNQMANSLGISFKDHSIAKARDIVNTIDSVYLTKTLEIKNTSNKKKIEFLEGQLLATEKNLEKYELEQEDFIVKNRTTDVKSDVSKFVTNIEELNKQRTELNSQLSLLRNLQNIIETEGDLASFIPSIPLLTDQQLGELTQNINKLQQEKALALASSKSTTFAIQSKNQAIEIAKNSISELIDQDRKILLEKIRMTNDKINELENKLTDLPSKGTQYTKIQRFYDLYEKYYLLIMDRKAELGIAEAGTVPEFVILSPASTPTNPIYPNRVMVYAGAGAFGLLISMVALTLKYILHDTISNQRELERTTTAPILGAIPIYSKEKMDTSRLIVNRNPRASISEAFRTIRTNMEFVLPAGKKKRIIAVTSTVSGEGKTFVALNLGGVIALSDTKVVIIDLDMRKPKIHLAFEEENYNGISTILIGKHKLAECVRKTPIDSLDFIGAGPTPPNPSELLLRPEFDILLQELHQLYDVIVIDTPPVGLVTDGILVMKRADLPVYVIRADYSKRYFAKNVNKLIKNNNFSKLSIILNAFRHLSQYGYGYDYSYYQGYADDDNAEASNAKKFKGLLAKSK; this comes from the coding sequence ATGTCAATAAATAATGGTAAAGGTCCGGATGTAGAAGAACCCCAGATGATTTCCTTTAACCGGCAGGCAGAGCAGGAAGAAGAGGATACCTTACTGGGTGGGCTGGATTTGATACGGCTGTACCACATCTTAAAAAGAAATATATTCTGGCTGATTCTAATCCCAATGATCTCCTTGCTGGGCGGATACCTATATCTGCGGTATACAAAGCCCTTATATGAATCTTCCTCTAGTATTAAACTGGAAGTAAAGCGGGAGGCTAGTGTACTGGGATTAAACGGAGTAAATGCGGTGGAAGACATGTCTGCTAACTTGTCGGGTGAAATAGAGCTTATCCGTTCCAAACTTATTTATGATGAAGTGATCAAGCGAATGGATATGTCTGTCAGTTATTATGCATACGGACAAATTCTGGAAGAAGAAAGATACAAAAATTCACCTTTTATAGTGAACTTTGATGCCACCAGCAATGTACCCTATGACCGGCCATTTGATGTACAATTGTTAAATAACTCGCAGTATGAGTTGACTTATAAGCAGGGGAGTAATGATGTGAGTAATACCTATACATTTGGCCAGGCTGTAAATCTGGATAATTTCCGTTTTACAATAGATACTACTGCACAGTATTCATCAGAGCTAGACAACAACAAGTATTATTTCCGAATCAACAGTGCCGGAGCGCTAATCAACTACTTAGCTTCCAATATCCGCGTAGATGTACTCAACCAGATGGCCAATAGCCTCGGTATTTCTTTTAAAGATCATAGTATTGCCAAAGCCCGTGATATAGTAAATACCATTGACAGTGTCTATTTAACTAAGACGCTGGAGATTAAAAATACCTCTAATAAGAAGAAAATTGAGTTTCTGGAAGGTCAGCTTCTGGCTACAGAAAAAAATCTGGAAAAATACGAACTCGAGCAGGAAGATTTTATTGTAAAAAACCGGACCACCGATGTAAAATCAGATGTTAGCAAGTTTGTCACTAATATTGAGGAGCTTAATAAGCAGCGGACAGAATTAAACAGCCAGCTTTCTCTGCTTAGAAATTTGCAAAATATTATTGAGACAGAAGGCGATCTGGCTTCTTTCATTCCTTCTATACCATTGCTTACTGATCAACAATTAGGTGAGCTTACTCAAAATATTAATAAGTTACAGCAGGAAAAAGCACTTGCGTTGGCCTCAAGTAAGTCAACTACATTTGCGATTCAATCGAAGAATCAGGCAATTGAAATAGCAAAAAACAGTATTTCAGAACTTATTGACCAGGACAGGAAAATATTGCTGGAAAAAATCCGGATGACTAATGATAAAATCAATGAATTAGAGAACAAACTAACTGATCTTCCATCTAAAGGTACACAATATACCAAAATACAGCGTTTTTATGACCTATATGAGAAGTACTATCTGCTGATTATGGATAGAAAAGCGGAATTAGGTATTGCTGAGGCAGGCACAGTTCCAGAGTTTGTTATTCTCTCCCCTGCCAGCACCCCAACCAATCCTATATATCCCAACCGGGTGATGGTATATGCCGGGGCAGGTGCATTTGGCTTACTTATCAGTATGGTAGCGCTTACTTTAAAATACATTCTGCACGATACCATTTCTAACCAGCGGGAACTGGAGCGAACCACTACGGCACCTATCCTGGGAGCTATTCCGATTTATTCCAAAGAGAAAATGGACACATCCAGGTTGATTGTAAACCGCAACCCCAGAGCATCTATCAGCGAAGCTTTCCGAACCATCCGGACAAATATGGAATTTGTGTTGCCAGCTGGTAAGAAGAAAAGAATTATCGCTGTAACCTCAACAGTAAGTGGTGAAGGAAAAACGTTTGTTGCCCTTAACCTTGGTGGAGTAATTGCGTTATCTGATACAAAAGTGGTAATTATTGACCTTGATATGCGCAAGCCTAAAATCCATCTGGCCTTTGAGGAAGAAAATTACAATGGTATTAGTACAATTCTGATTGGTAAGCATAAGCTGGCAGAATGTGTTCGGAAAACTCCGATTGATTCCCTGGATTTTATTGGTGCCGGACCAACGCCTCCTAATCCTTCTGAATTACTCCTCCGGCCCGAATTTGATATTTTATTACAGGAACTGCACCAATTATACGATGTTATTGTTATTGATACACCGCCGGTTGGACTGGTTACTGATGGGATACTGGTGATGAAGCGGGCTGATCTACCAGTATATGTGATTCGGGCGGATTATTCAAAAAGATATTTTGCCAAAAACGTGAATAAATTGATTAAAAATAATAATTTCAGTAAACTTTCTATTATCCTGAATGCTTTCCGTCACCTGAGCCAGTATGGATATGGATACGATTACAGCTATTATCAGGGATATGCAGATGATGACAATGCAGAGGCATCGAATGCAAAGAAATTTAAAGGCTTGCTAGCCAAAAGCAAATGA
- a CDS encoding polysaccharide biosynthesis/export family protein yields the protein MAQHFFLYIVILLLSSCNMRQHVMFKTETSRIPAGLAVSVNQAEKNYVIQKNDYLEVSLYSNKGERMINLNIENAGTGTNQNNLQQAQPARFLVQNNGFVKLPMVGLVQLEGFTLYKADSLLEQAFTAFYEEPFVSTRFANKRVVVLAPNRGLVIPLTNESMSLIEIIALSGGIGDNARVGDIRLIRGDLNNPEVHVIDLSTIEGMRKADLTLQPNDIVYIEPSRRLFRETLAEVTPILSLLTSIVTLIVLAQRL from the coding sequence ATGGCCCAACATTTCTTTTTATATATAGTTATTCTGTTACTTTCTTCCTGCAATATGCGGCAGCATGTGATGTTTAAAACTGAAACTTCCAGAATTCCGGCAGGCTTAGCTGTATCAGTAAATCAGGCCGAAAAAAATTATGTGATTCAAAAAAATGATTACCTGGAAGTAAGCCTGTATTCAAATAAGGGCGAAAGAATGATTAACCTCAATATTGAAAATGCTGGTACAGGTACCAATCAGAATAATCTTCAGCAGGCACAGCCAGCCCGTTTTCTGGTGCAGAATAATGGTTTTGTGAAATTGCCGATGGTCGGCTTAGTACAATTAGAAGGATTTACCTTATACAAGGCCGATAGTTTATTAGAGCAGGCGTTTACTGCTTTTTATGAAGAACCTTTTGTAAGTACCCGTTTTGCCAATAAAAGAGTAGTAGTGCTGGCTCCCAATAGAGGTTTAGTAATACCCTTAACGAATGAAAGTATGAGCTTGATTGAAATAATAGCATTAAGCGGGGGCATAGGTGACAATGCACGTGTTGGCGATATCCGCTTAATCCGGGGAGATTTGAATAATCCTGAAGTACATGTGATAGACTTATCTACCATTGAAGGTATGCGCAAGGCTGACCTTACGTTGCAACCTAATGATATTGTGTATATAGAACCATCCCGCCGTTTATTCCGCGAAACACTGGCAGAAGTTACACCTATATTAAGCTTGCTTACGTCTATTGTTACATTAATTGTTCTTGCACAACGTTTATGA